Proteins from a single region of Chryseobacterium sp. T16E-39:
- a CDS encoding SRPBCC family protein, whose protein sequence is MKNQDFTTSLIVDASPHKVFEAINNVRGWWSENIDGSTNSLHDEFHYHYQDVHRAQFRIIEMIPDKKVVWHVLENYFKFTEDETEWKDTKVIFELAEDGGKTVLKFTHQGLTSEYECFQLCHDAWTHYIQSSLKDLIMTGKGSPTPKETGKDDLLQSDPISENQQEGKSICHRLLIKSPVEKVFEALTTQDGLAGWWTPDTIAKPEIGSILKFTFEPDYTKEMKVIELTPYSKVQWLCIKAYEEWIGTSLTFELEPHSKGSILFFRHSGWKDYTSEFASCSYAWALFFRSLKRLCETGTGIPYPLFDQ, encoded by the coding sequence ATGAAAAATCAAGATTTCACTACATCACTTATTGTAGATGCAAGCCCCCATAAAGTTTTTGAAGCCATTAATAATGTGCGTGGCTGGTGGTCTGAAAATATTGACGGGAGTACCAACAGTTTACATGATGAATTCCATTACCATTATCAGGATGTTCATAGGGCTCAATTTAGGATCATAGAAATGATCCCCGACAAAAAGGTAGTCTGGCATGTACTTGAAAATTATTTTAAGTTTACGGAAGATGAGACAGAGTGGAAAGATACAAAGGTGATCTTTGAATTAGCAGAAGATGGTGGTAAAACAGTTTTGAAATTTACGCATCAGGGCTTAACGTCAGAGTATGAATGTTTCCAGCTCTGTCACGATGCATGGACCCATTATATCCAGAGTAGCCTTAAAGATCTTATCATGACGGGTAAAGGGAGTCCTACACCGAAAGAAACCGGAAAAGACGATCTTCTACAATCTGACCCGATTTCAGAAAATCAACAGGAAGGTAAAAGTATTTGCCATAGATTACTTATCAAATCCCCTGTCGAGAAGGTTTTTGAGGCACTTACAACCCAAGACGGGCTCGCAGGTTGGTGGACACCAGATACGATTGCAAAACCGGAGATTGGAAGTATACTCAAATTTACATTTGAACCTGATTACACTAAAGAAATGAAAGTGATAGAGCTAACACCATACAGCAAGGTGCAGTGGCTTTGTATAAAAGCATATGAAGAATGGATAGGTACTTCTCTTACTTTTGAACTCGAACCTCATAGCAAAGGATCCATATTATTCTTTCGTCATAGTGGTTGGAAAGATTATACCTCAGAATTTGCATCATGCAGCTATGCCTGGGCTCTTTTTTTCAGAAGCTTAAAACGTCTCTGTGAAACTGGTACCGGTATCCCTTATCCTCTTTTTGACCAATAG
- a CDS encoding class I SAM-dependent methyltransferase yields the protein MKILKPVEAFDKAAKIYQDKFMDVSSFGETFNLFCDHITADNAEILDIACGPGNITKYVLDRKPDYNILGIDLSSKMLELAQINNPTARFELMDCRVMSEMTQKFDGIICGFCLPYLTKEEAIKLIADSSALLKPEGMLYLSTMEDDYSKSGLITSSLGDQVYLYYHQEDYLAKAFRENNFEVIHINRFYSTDKDGAPVTDLVLIGKQNEL from the coding sequence ATGAAAATATTAAAACCTGTTGAAGCATTTGACAAAGCAGCAAAAATATACCAGGATAAGTTTATGGATGTGAGCTCATTTGGTGAAACTTTTAACCTATTCTGTGATCATATAACAGCTGATAATGCAGAAATTTTGGATATAGCCTGTGGTCCTGGAAATATTACAAAGTATGTATTAGACAGAAAGCCCGATTATAATATTCTGGGAATCGACCTCTCCTCAAAAATGCTTGAACTCGCGCAAATCAATAATCCTACAGCCCGTTTTGAACTGATGGATTGTCGTGTAATGAGTGAGATGACACAAAAATTTGATGGAATTATATGTGGATTTTGCCTTCCTTATTTAACAAAAGAAGAAGCTATAAAGCTTATTGCTGACTCATCCGCATTATTAAAACCGGAAGGTATGTTGTACCTAAGCACGATGGAGGATGATTACAGTAAATCGGGGCTGATCACGTCCAGTTTAGGGGATCAGGTCTATCTTTATTATCATCAGGAGGATTATTTAGCAAAAGCATTCCGGGAGAATAACTTTGAGGTCATCCATATAAACCGTTTTTATTCTACTGATAAGGATGGGGCGCCTGTTACTGATTTGGTACTGATCGGAAAACAGAATGAGTTATAA
- a CDS encoding helix-turn-helix domain-containing protein, which produces MKITEIKSCIVGPAISQEQFISEHFFLFLVKGNMNGYDGNKHYVLKPGESCIVRKNRLARYNKVRDNNQFEKVIFFFDEAFLKDFRKKHSITFSNHISDDTFIKLKKDKLINSFLLSLEPYYTGSGDINTSFSDLKREELLLILLQLQPELSDVLFNFGIPGRLDLEEFMQKNYKFNVSMERFAFLTGRSLSSFKRDFKTIFNETPNRWLTKRRLQEARFLVEQKKQRPSDIYLDLGFEDFSHFSFAFKKEFGVSASNLLHNN; this is translated from the coding sequence ATGAAAATAACAGAAATTAAATCCTGTATCGTCGGTCCTGCAATCTCACAGGAACAATTCATCTCCGAACATTTCTTTTTGTTTCTGGTAAAAGGAAACATGAATGGCTATGATGGTAACAAACACTATGTTCTTAAACCTGGAGAAAGCTGTATTGTCCGTAAAAACAGATTGGCAAGATATAATAAAGTGAGAGATAATAATCAGTTTGAAAAAGTTATCTTTTTCTTTGATGAAGCATTTTTAAAAGACTTTCGAAAGAAGCACAGCATTACATTTTCAAATCACATTTCGGATGATACCTTTATTAAGCTTAAAAAAGATAAACTGATCAACAGTTTCCTTTTGTCACTAGAACCATACTACACAGGTTCCGGCGATATAAATACATCATTTTCAGATTTGAAAAGAGAAGAATTGCTTCTTATTCTCTTGCAGCTGCAACCCGAATTATCAGATGTATTATTTAATTTCGGTATTCCCGGACGTCTGGACCTCGAGGAATTTATGCAAAAAAACTATAAGTTTAATGTAAGCATGGAGCGGTTTGCCTTCCTTACCGGACGCAGCTTATCCTCTTTTAAAAGAGATTTTAAAACCATTTTCAATGAAACACCCAATCGTTGGCTCACCAAAAGACGCCTGCAGGAAGCCCGATTTCTTGTAGAACAAAAAAAACAAAGACCTTCAGATATTTATCTCGATTTAGGATTTGAGGATTTTTCTCATTTCTCTTTTGCATTTAAAAAAGAATTTGGAGTATCTGCGAGCAACTTGTTACATAACAATTGA
- a CDS encoding Crp/Fnr family transcriptional regulator has product MKNQELNQLIEILFKSGKVENYKPKTVIIEEGVVSKKFYYLKKGILRGWTNYDGKEITFQFLFEDHIFCSSESFFYNRPSSYTVETVEACTLLSIEKTVIDQLSENNEFLNLFNKYLIGRVNDYQRLLISQIQDKPEVRYKKLFEENPEIILRIPQHLVASYLGITPVSLSRIRNR; this is encoded by the coding sequence ATGAAAAATCAGGAATTAAATCAATTAATCGAAATTCTCTTTAAGTCTGGAAAGGTAGAAAATTATAAACCTAAGACAGTCATTATTGAAGAAGGTGTTGTTTCAAAAAAATTTTATTATTTGAAAAAAGGAATTCTCAGGGGATGGACTAATTATGATGGTAAAGAAATAACTTTTCAATTTCTTTTTGAAGATCATATTTTTTGTTCCTCGGAAAGCTTTTTTTATAATCGACCAAGTTCTTATACTGTCGAAACAGTAGAAGCATGTACACTCCTCTCCATAGAGAAAACGGTAATAGACCAATTATCTGAAAATAATGAATTCTTAAATTTATTCAATAAGTACCTGATTGGCAGAGTAAATGACTATCAACGCTTGTTAATATCACAAATTCAGGACAAACCCGAAGTACGATACAAAAAATTGTTTGAAGAAAATCCTGAAATTATCCTTCGTATTCCGCAACATTTAGTAGCATCCTATTTAGGGATAACTCCGGTGAGCTTAAGCAGGATCAGGAATCGGTGA
- a CDS encoding helix-turn-helix domain-containing protein, with the protein MTDHKRINQITYACYSSNLRDGEQFIPEHVFSYQISGRLVYNDGEKEYIFNQGSFRLTRRNTLIKFNKIPPENGEYSNISVFMDQKTLKNLSMEYDYKATKSQYNEPVFHLPANDLLSGYIESLKPYDELDKPGNEVLKNIKLKELIVILLQTHPILKDVLFDFTEPGKIDLESFMTQNFRFNVSLERFAYLTGRSLSTFQRDFEKIFALSPRKWLQQKRLQEAYYLIKEKNANPSDIYLDVGFQDLSHFSFAFKKMFGLSPSRIV; encoded by the coding sequence ATGACAGATCACAAAAGAATTAATCAGATTACTTACGCCTGCTATTCCAGCAATCTAAGGGATGGTGAGCAATTTATCCCGGAACATGTCTTCAGCTATCAGATTTCGGGTAGATTGGTTTATAATGATGGTGAAAAGGAATATATTTTTAATCAGGGAAGTTTTAGACTCACCAGAAGAAATACGCTTATTAAGTTTAATAAAATCCCTCCTGAAAATGGTGAATATTCGAATATTTCAGTTTTTATGGATCAGAAGACACTGAAAAACCTGAGTATGGAATACGATTACAAGGCCACTAAAAGTCAATATAACGAACCTGTTTTTCATCTACCAGCCAATGATCTGCTTTCAGGTTATATCGAATCCTTAAAACCATATGACGAACTGGATAAACCCGGGAATGAAGTATTGAAAAATATCAAACTAAAGGAACTTATCGTGATCCTTCTGCAAACCCATCCTATTTTAAAAGATGTATTATTCGATTTTACAGAACCCGGAAAAATAGATCTGGAGTCATTCATGACTCAAAATTTCCGTTTTAATGTGTCTCTTGAAAGGTTTGCTTACCTCACAGGCAGGAGCCTTTCTACATTTCAACGTGATTTTGAAAAAATTTTTGCGCTAAGTCCCAGAAAATGGCTGCAACAAAAGAGACTTCAGGAAGCATATTATCTTATCAAGGAAAAAAACGCAAATCCTTCTGATATATATCTTGATGTTGGATTTCAGGATTTGTCTCATTTTTCGTTTGCTTTTAAGAAAATGTTTGGATTATCACCTTCCCGAATAGTGTAG
- a CDS encoding SDR family oxidoreductase — translation MENKETVLVTGGSGFIASYCILTLLKNGYKVKATLRSLKKSELVKQMLMEAGFNSFENLSFVEADLQDETSWERAAEGCQYVIHVASPTPHTDATTEDDFVIPAKNGVLFVLRAAKKAGVKRVVLTSAFGAVGFGTVKTTPYTEEDWTVLNNTVFPYQKSKTISERAAWDFIENEGKGMELSVVNPTGVLGPVLADDFSHSIQNMKQMLNGDMKACPKIISGYVDVRDVADLHFKAMIMPEANGQRFIAVAGEGLSLIDIANVLRRKLGEKASKVPTKELPSWLIKVVALFNPKLKSVAPYLGMVKRASSEKAIKMLGWTPRSTEEAILATANSLIKLDIVK, via the coding sequence ATGGAAAATAAAGAAACAGTTTTGGTGACTGGCGGTTCAGGCTTTATAGCTTCTTACTGCATCCTTACCCTACTTAAAAATGGTTATAAAGTAAAAGCTACTCTGCGTTCATTGAAAAAATCTGAACTGGTAAAACAAATGTTGATGGAAGCTGGTTTCAACTCCTTTGAGAACCTGTCATTTGTTGAAGCTGATCTACAGGATGAAACTTCCTGGGAACGGGCTGCAGAAGGCTGTCAATATGTCATTCATGTAGCTTCACCTACCCCACATACAGATGCAACTACTGAAGATGATTTTGTAATTCCTGCTAAAAACGGGGTACTGTTTGTTTTAAGGGCTGCAAAAAAAGCGGGGGTAAAAAGAGTGGTTCTTACTTCTGCGTTTGGTGCTGTAGGATTTGGCACCGTAAAAACAACTCCATACACAGAAGAAGACTGGACAGTACTTAATAATACTGTGTTTCCTTATCAAAAATCAAAGACCATTTCAGAAAGAGCAGCGTGGGATTTTATAGAAAATGAAGGAAAAGGAATGGAATTATCAGTGGTAAATCCAACCGGGGTTTTAGGGCCTGTATTAGCAGATGATTTTTCACATTCTATTCAAAATATGAAACAAATGCTGAACGGAGATATGAAAGCCTGTCCTAAAATAATTTCAGGATATGTGGATGTCCGCGATGTGGCTGACCTTCACTTTAAAGCGATGATCATGCCTGAGGCAAACGGTCAGCGATTCATAGCTGTTGCCGGAGAAGGCCTTTCGCTTATCGATATAGCCAATGTCCTTAGAAGAAAACTGGGTGAAAAAGCATCTAAGGTACCTACTAAAGAGCTACCAAGCTGGCTGATTAAAGTAGTAGCGTTATTCAATCCAAAATTAAAATCTGTTGCCCCATATCTGGGGATGGTGAAAAGAGCAAGCAGTGAAAAAGCCATAAAAATGCTCGGATGGACGCCACGCTCTACTGAAGAAGCTATTTTGGCTACAGCCAATAGTTTGATTAAATTAGATATCGTAAAATAA
- a CDS encoding NAD-dependent epimerase/dehydratase family protein: MKIMVTGATGLVGEGILLVCLENPMVTEVLMINRKPFSLQHKKLKELIVDDFSKIKNYSDHLNHYDACFFCAGASAVGENEESFTRKTFNFVVPFAEALSRINPKMTFIYVSGNRTDSTEQGKVMWARVKGRTENALLKLDFKAVYNFRPGFMKPVKGQKNVRVIYRVFEVLSPLWYLLFPNWICTMREVGLAMINCVLKGYQTSVLEVKDIKLQAKS; this comes from the coding sequence ATGAAAATAATGGTTACCGGTGCCACAGGGCTAGTAGGTGAAGGCATTTTGCTCGTTTGCCTGGAAAACCCTATGGTTACAGAAGTGCTTATGATCAACAGAAAGCCATTTAGTCTTCAACATAAAAAATTAAAAGAACTGATCGTAGACGATTTTTCTAAGATTAAAAATTACAGTGATCATCTCAATCACTATGACGCCTGTTTCTTTTGTGCAGGAGCAAGTGCTGTTGGTGAAAACGAAGAATCATTTACCCGCAAAACATTCAATTTCGTTGTTCCGTTTGCAGAAGCATTATCCCGGATTAATCCGAAAATGACCTTTATATATGTTTCCGGTAACCGTACCGACAGTACAGAACAGGGCAAGGTAATGTGGGCACGGGTAAAAGGACGGACCGAAAATGCTTTGCTGAAATTGGATTTTAAAGCTGTTTATAATTTCAGACCTGGGTTTATGAAGCCGGTAAAAGGCCAGAAAAATGTCCGGGTTATTTACCGTGTTTTTGAAGTTTTATCACCTTTATGGTACCTTCTCTTCCCCAATTGGATCTGCACAATGCGGGAAGTAGGGTTAGCAATGATCAATTGTGTTCTCAAAGGCTATCAAACATCTGTCCTGGAAGTAAAGGACATCAAATTACAGGCAAAATCATGA
- a CDS encoding SDR family NAD(P)-dependent oxidoreductase encodes MEKVWFITGSSSGLGRILTEEVLLNGGLVAATARTPSKLHDLAAIYKERILVLELDITNPNQIQTAVSDAISRFGRIDVLVNNAGFGVTGATEAFTTEQVRDQFMANLLAPVEICRAVLPYMRTQKSGRILNLSSVGGLVASIGLSIYQSAKFGLTGFSEALAKEAMPLGIKVTSVEPGGMGTNWAGQSMSFAPHVEGYEETVDARVDFFKSGKFVPKSDPNKIAKVLIELADHPEPPVHLVLGSDAVGILKNAELTRQEEYQKWMPVTLSTDADNDK; translated from the coding sequence ATGGAAAAAGTATGGTTTATAACCGGTAGTTCTAGTGGATTAGGACGAATACTAACAGAAGAAGTTCTTTTAAATGGCGGACTTGTTGCAGCTACTGCCAGAACCCCATCAAAACTGCATGATCTTGCTGCTATTTATAAAGAACGTATACTTGTACTGGAACTTGATATTACAAATCCGAATCAGATCCAGACAGCCGTATCGGATGCCATTTCAAGGTTTGGGCGTATTGATGTTCTCGTTAATAATGCCGGTTTTGGTGTAACCGGAGCAACGGAGGCTTTTACAACAGAACAGGTCCGCGATCAGTTTATGGCTAATTTGTTGGCTCCCGTTGAAATATGCAGGGCAGTATTGCCTTATATGAGAACGCAAAAATCCGGAAGGATCTTAAATCTTAGCTCAGTAGGTGGGCTTGTAGCCAGCATTGGTCTTTCAATTTACCAGAGTGCCAAATTTGGCTTAACCGGTTTTAGTGAAGCATTAGCAAAAGAAGCGATGCCACTCGGGATCAAAGTAACTTCAGTTGAACCAGGCGGAATGGGCACCAATTGGGCGGGACAGTCTATGTCGTTTGCTCCACACGTAGAAGGTTATGAAGAAACGGTGGATGCGCGTGTTGATTTCTTTAAAAGTGGAAAGTTTGTTCCAAAAAGTGATCCGAACAAAATCGCAAAAGTATTAATTGAACTGGCAGATCATCCTGAACCTCCTGTTCACCTGGTGCTGGGAAGTGATGCTGTAGGAATCCTTAAAAATGCAGAGCTTACCCGACAAGAAGAATACCAAAAGTGGATGCCTGTTACGTTATCTACTGATGCAGATAATGATAAATAA
- a CDS encoding GlxA family transcriptional regulator, with product MKHLTILVPDVQTANSTISCIVGAYQLFTGANDYWKRIGKEPLFNIVTAGVGTEATFINGLLSMKPQVNISSLKKTDLILIPSLTPEFKTALEGNILLIDWLRKQYDSGAEVASMCTGAYMLAASGLLEKKNCSIHWSSADNFRSLFPNVNLKTEKLITDEDGIYTNGGGFSFLNLLLYLVEKYYDRETAIHCSKIFQIEIDRQTQSAFTIFTGQKSHGDDVVIKAQKYIEDNFCEKLSVEDLSKFCSVGRRNFDRRFIKATGNTPIEYLQRVKIESAKKAFETTSKTVSEVMYEVGYSDTKAFREMFKKITGISPVHYKNRYNKNLHDSLYDKV from the coding sequence ATGAAACATCTTACCATCTTAGTACCTGATGTACAAACGGCTAATAGTACAATTTCCTGTATAGTAGGTGCTTATCAGTTATTTACTGGTGCCAATGATTATTGGAAAAGAATAGGAAAAGAACCATTGTTTAACATTGTAACAGCGGGAGTAGGAACAGAAGCTACATTTATCAATGGCTTGTTGTCCATGAAGCCGCAGGTGAATATCTCTTCTTTAAAAAAGACAGATCTGATCCTGATCCCTTCATTAACACCTGAGTTTAAAACTGCTTTGGAAGGGAATATTTTATTGATCGACTGGTTAAGGAAACAATATGACAGCGGTGCTGAAGTAGCCAGTATGTGTACAGGAGCATATATGTTGGCAGCGTCTGGGCTGCTTGAAAAAAAGAACTGTTCTATTCATTGGAGCTCTGCAGATAATTTTAGATCGTTATTTCCGAATGTCAATTTAAAAACAGAAAAACTCATTACCGACGAAGATGGTATTTACACCAATGGAGGAGGCTTTTCATTTTTAAACCTTCTGTTATATCTGGTTGAAAAGTATTATGACAGAGAAACTGCAATTCATTGTTCCAAGATTTTTCAGATAGAGATTGATAGGCAGACACAATCTGCTTTCACTATATTTACCGGACAGAAATCTCACGGGGATGATGTTGTCATAAAAGCACAAAAATATATTGAAGATAATTTTTGTGAGAAGCTATCTGTAGAAGATCTTTCCAAGTTTTGTTCGGTGGGAAGAAGAAATTTTGACAGACGTTTTATAAAGGCAACAGGCAATACACCTATTGAATATTTACAACGGGTGAAGATCGAATCTGCAAAAAAAGCATTCGAAACGACCAGTAAAACGGTAAGTGAAGTAATGTATGAGGTGGGGTATTCTGATACAAAAGCTTTCAGAGAAATGTTTAAAAAAATAACAGGAATATCACCGGTACATTATAAAAACAGGTATAATAAAAATCTACACGATAGTTTGTATGATAAAGTTTGA
- a CDS encoding AraC family transcriptional regulator, with translation MLNDYKKYELFGKTLIQKVALTAPFNFDFPVTEQACFLYVLKGEFQYQMDHEEINIPTNYSLFLNCISSGKQIHHSDTKSNCEIVIVTFYPDILKKIYDRELPLLFHSPKNIISNQSNKKINNEFLIQKYIEGLLFYFENPSLVNEDILILKLKEIIILLAQNQNAETIQVILSQLFSPVTYTFKQIIEANLFSQLTIEQLAEQTNLSVSSFKREFAKLYSDTPANYIRNKKLEKAAELLLVSDQRITEIAFDCGFNDLANFTKSFGEKYNLSPTSYRQEIKNKHLK, from the coding sequence ATGTTAAATGACTATAAAAAGTATGAGCTGTTCGGCAAAACTTTGATACAAAAAGTGGCATTGACAGCACCTTTTAATTTTGATTTCCCTGTTACTGAGCAGGCCTGTTTTCTGTATGTTCTAAAAGGTGAATTCCAATATCAGATGGATCATGAAGAAATTAATATCCCCACCAATTATTCCCTGTTTCTGAATTGTATCAGCTCAGGAAAACAAATACATCATTCCGATACCAAAAGCAATTGTGAAATTGTAATTGTTACGTTCTATCCGGATATATTGAAAAAAATTTATGACCGGGAATTACCATTACTGTTCCACTCTCCTAAGAATATCATTTCCAATCAATCCAATAAAAAAATAAATAATGAATTTTTAATTCAGAAATATATAGAGGGGCTCTTATTTTATTTTGAAAATCCTTCTTTGGTTAATGAGGATATTCTGATTCTGAAACTAAAGGAAATTATAATCCTGTTGGCTCAAAACCAAAATGCAGAGACAATACAGGTTATATTATCACAGCTTTTTTCTCCGGTGACCTACACTTTTAAGCAGATCATTGAAGCTAACCTATTTTCACAATTAACTATTGAACAACTGGCAGAGCAGACTAATCTCAGCGTATCCTCTTTTAAAAGAGAATTTGCAAAATTATATAGTGATACTCCTGCCAACTATATCAGGAACAAGAAGCTCGAAAAAGCGGCTGAACTGCTTTTAGTTTCAGATCAGCGGATCACTGAAATTGCATTTGATTGCGGATTTAATGATCTGGCCAATTTTACCAAAAGCTTCGGTGAAAAATACAATCTTAGCCCAACAAGCT